Proteins encoded together in one Chryseobacterium taklimakanense window:
- a CDS encoding prevent-host-death protein, with protein sequence MDNNRFKESQNFDNLESNKANNPNLDTNPNQLAKDYAADMRSKNQEATHEGFMNHAKNTCPPDDWSNKQKEYDDAWKRNAEQVSGDDE encoded by the coding sequence ATGGATAATAACAGATTCAAAGAGTCACAAAATTTTGACAATTTAGAAAGCAATAAAGCCAACAATCCTAATCTGGACACCAACCCAAATCAACTGGCGAAAGACTATGCCGCAGATATGCGCAGCAAAAATCAGGAAGCCACACACGAAGGTTTCATGAACCACGCCAAAAATACGTGCCCGCCGGACGACTGGAGCAATAAGCAAAAGGAGTATGATGATGCCTGGAAACGCAATGCTGAACAGGTTTCTGGAGATGACGAATAA
- a CDS encoding SDR family oxidoreductase — MEEIAKKERSIKGKTVVVTGASSGVGRAVAEAFALEGCNLVLAARGKEGLDEVVQLCHDLEVSAVAVPTDVSNAEEVQKLADKALEFNGRIDIWVNNAGVMASGKFEEIPMETNEQVIKTNLFGYMNGAYSSLPVFKKQHEGVLINNISIGGFMPAPYSAAYSASKFGIRGLMETLAGEISNYPDVHICNIYPQLQKSTGNLHSAKYSGLDLKILPIAADPRDTAKKVVELAKNPKQHKFPDAMSYILTKTYGMFPKTVINTASAGLRMIMKYVDAPANPGNVLEPSDNPHRIYGKPMLPAPSKNVKNALLTGIGLGFGYMFLKSKFSSKK, encoded by the coding sequence ATGGAAGAAATTGCAAAAAAAGAAAGAAGCATAAAGGGCAAAACCGTTGTCGTAACCGGCGCATCCAGCGGAGTAGGACGTGCGGTTGCGGAAGCATTTGCACTGGAAGGCTGTAACCTTGTTTTGGCAGCTCGTGGTAAAGAAGGTTTGGATGAAGTGGTTCAACTTTGCCATGATCTTGAAGTAAGCGCTGTTGCTGTTCCCACCGACGTTTCCAATGCAGAGGAAGTTCAGAAACTTGCCGATAAAGCCCTCGAATTTAACGGGAGAATTGATATTTGGGTAAACAATGCCGGAGTGATGGCCAGCGGAAAATTCGAGGAAATCCCCATGGAAACCAACGAACAGGTGATTAAAACCAACCTTTTTGGATATATGAACGGTGCCTACAGCAGTTTGCCGGTTTTCAAAAAACAGCACGAGGGCGTTCTCATCAATAATATTTCGATTGGCGGATTTATGCCGGCTCCGTACAGCGCAGCATATTCCGCGTCAAAATTTGGGATTCGCGGGCTGATGGAGACTTTAGCCGGGGAAATTTCCAATTATCCGGATGTCCACATCTGCAATATTTATCCGCAGCTTCAAAAATCTACAGGAAATTTACATTCAGCAAAATATTCAGGGCTTGATTTAAAAATTCTGCCAATAGCTGCAGATCCGCGAGACACCGCGAAAAAAGTGGTGGAACTGGCAAAAAACCCAAAACAGCACAAGTTCCCCGATGCGATGTCTTACATCCTCACCAAAACCTACGGAATGTTCCCTAAAACCGTGATCAATACAGCTTCCGCAGGCTTGAGAATGATTATGAAATATGTAGACGCTCCGGCAAATCCCGGAAATGTCCTGGAACCTTCAGATAATCCGCACCGTATTTATGGAAAACCGATGCTTCCGGCGCCCTCAAAAAATGTTAAAAACGCTTTATTGACCGGAATCGGATTGGGATTTGGATATATGTTTTTGAAATCTAAGTTTTCTTCGAAAAAATAG
- a CDS encoding protein-L-isoaspartate(D-aspartate) O-methyltransferase, with product MQDSFVHKGKRKILVDYLREKIGISDENVLSAMNAVPRHLFIESIFEDFAYEDRAFPIAAHQTISHPSTVAEQTELLQVKPGEKILEIGTGCGYQTAVLVAMKTLVYTVERQKDLFDFSQKKLKEMHLRPKFQSFGDGFAGLPTFAPFDKIIVTCGAENLPTELLKQLKVGGKMVIPLGPADEQVLFRFTKISPTEFEKEEFGAYKFVPMLGSTNK from the coding sequence ATGCAGGATTCATTTGTTCATAAGGGAAAGCGCAAAATTTTGGTGGATTATCTCCGGGAAAAAATCGGAATTTCGGATGAAAATGTGTTAAGTGCGATGAACGCCGTACCGCGCCATCTCTTTATTGAAAGTATTTTTGAGGATTTTGCTTACGAAGACCGCGCCTTTCCGATCGCGGCACACCAAACGATTTCGCATCCTTCAACGGTGGCGGAGCAAACTGAACTTTTGCAGGTAAAACCCGGTGAAAAAATCCTTGAAATCGGTACCGGTTGCGGCTATCAAACGGCGGTTTTGGTGGCGATGAAAACTTTGGTTTACACTGTAGAGCGCCAGAAAGATCTTTTTGATTTTTCGCAAAAAAAATTAAAGGAAATGCATCTTCGCCCGAAATTTCAGAGTTTCGGTGACGGTTTCGCAGGGCTTCCGACTTTTGCACCTTTTGATAAAATTATCGTGACCTGCGGCGCAGAAAATTTGCCGACTGAACTTTTAAAACAGTTAAAAGTAGGAGGGAAGATGGTTATTCCGCTTGGCCCGGCCGATGAACAGGTGCTGTTCCGTTTTACAAAAATTTCCCCAACAGAATTTGAAAAGGAGGAATTTGGAGCATATAAATTTGTGCCGATGCTGGGGAGTACGAATAAATGA
- a CDS encoding Gfo/Idh/MocA family protein — MLKAGLVGAGHLGKIHLKLLQQSEKYDLVGFYDADAENGRKLEAEFGYQYFENFEDLLSQTDMIDIVTPTLYHYDYAMKAIENRKHFFIEKPVTQTLQQAEEILYKCREFGIKAQVGHVERYNPAFIATKEYIKNPMFIEIHRLAEFNPRGTDVSVVLDLMIHDLDILLSLVKSKVKNIHASGVCVVSKTPDICNARIEFENGCVANLTTSRISMKAMRKSRFFQQDAYISVDFLEKKAEVIRMKEAPEHPTPFDMIIENADGEKNQILFEYPNIQPNNAILDELNSFADAIEQNKNVEVSLEDGTEALKVALEIMKLIS; from the coding sequence ATGCTCAAAGCGGGTTTGGTCGGTGCAGGTCACCTCGGAAAAATTCACCTGAAACTACTTCAGCAAAGCGAAAAATACGATTTGGTTGGGTTTTACGATGCCGATGCCGAAAACGGAAGGAAACTGGAAGCAGAATTCGGTTATCAATATTTTGAAAATTTTGAGGACCTGCTTTCGCAAACCGACATGATTGATATCGTTACGCCAACGCTTTACCACTACGATTACGCGATGAAAGCCATCGAAAACCGCAAGCATTTCTTCATCGAGAAACCGGTTACCCAAACTTTACAGCAGGCTGAAGAAATTCTTTACAAATGTCGGGAGTTCGGCATCAAAGCGCAGGTTGGACACGTTGAACGCTACAATCCGGCCTTTATCGCAACCAAAGAATACATCAAGAACCCGATGTTCATTGAAATTCACCGTCTGGCGGAATTCAATCCGCGCGGAACTGATGTTTCGGTGGTTTTGGATCTTATGATTCACGATTTGGATATCTTGTTGAGTTTGGTAAAATCAAAAGTGAAAAACATCCATGCTTCCGGCGTTTGTGTGGTTTCAAAAACACCGGATATCTGCAATGCGAGAATAGAATTTGAAAACGGCTGTGTTGCAAACTTAACCACTTCAAGAATTTCTATGAAAGCGATGCGGAAATCCCGTTTTTTCCAGCAGGACGCCTATATTTCGGTAGATTTTTTAGAGAAAAAAGCCGAGGTGATCCGAATGAAAGAAGCACCGGAACATCCTACACCATTTGATATGATTATTGAAAATGCCGATGGTGAAAAAAACCAAATTTTGTTTGAATATCCGAACATCCAACCGAATAATGCGATTTTGGATGAACTGAATTCCTTTGCGGATGCCATCGAACAGAACAAAAATGTCGAAGTTTCTCTAGAAGACGGAACCGAAGCACTGAAAGTGGCGCTGGAAATTATGAAATTAATTTCTTAA
- a CDS encoding 3-hydroxybutyryl-CoA dehydrogenase, translating to MKNIVVIGAGTMGNGIAHTFAQTGFKVNLVDVSPEALDRGLKTISTNLDRIIAKGNLTEEQKAETLGNITTFTDVSEAAKNADLIVEAATENQDLKLKIFKQMDESAPENCILATNTSSISITKIAAATKRPEKVIGMHFMNPVPIMKLVEIIKGYSTSKETFDAVYQMSKTLGKVPVEVNDYPGFVANRILMPMINEAIETLYNNVAGVEEIDTVMKLGMAHPMGPLQLADFIGLDVCLAILNVMYDGFKNPKYAPNPLLVNMVMAGKLGVKSGEGFYDYSESKKAEKVAKMFVK from the coding sequence ATGAAAAATATTGTAGTTATCGGCGCCGGAACTATGGGCAACGGTATTGCTCATACTTTTGCACAAACAGGATTTAAAGTAAATTTAGTTGATGTTTCACCCGAAGCACTTGACCGAGGTTTGAAAACCATCAGCACAAATCTTGACAGAATTATCGCAAAAGGCAACCTGACCGAAGAACAGAAAGCCGAAACTTTAGGGAATATTACCACTTTCACCGATGTTTCGGAAGCGGCAAAAAACGCAGACCTTATTGTAGAAGCTGCAACGGAAAATCAGGATTTGAAACTGAAAATCTTTAAGCAAATGGATGAAAGTGCGCCGGAAAACTGCATTTTGGCGACGAACACTTCCTCTATTTCCATCACAAAAATTGCGGCAGCAACGAAAAGACCGGAAAAAGTAATCGGAATGCACTTTATGAATCCGGTTCCGATTATGAAACTGGTGGAAATCATCAAAGGCTACTCTACTTCAAAAGAAACTTTTGACGCGGTTTACCAAATGAGCAAAACTTTGGGCAAAGTTCCGGTAGAAGTAAATGATTATCCTGGTTTTGTTGCAAACAGAATTCTGATGCCGATGATTAACGAAGCCATCGAAACTTTGTACAATAATGTTGCCGGCGTTGAAGAAATCGATACCGTAATGAAACTCGGAATGGCGCATCCGATGGGACCTTTGCAACTCGCAGATTTTATTGGACTGGATGTTTGTCTGGCGATTCTGAACGTGATGTACGACGGTTTCAAAAATCCGAAATACGCTCCGAATCCTTTATTGGTGAACATGGTAATGGCCGGAAAACTCGGTGTGAAATCCGGTGAAGGTTTTTACGATTATTCTGAAAGCAAGAAGGCAGAGAAAGTGGCAAAAATGTTTGTGAAGTAA
- a CDS encoding META domain-containing protein — MKNLFLSIVAVFTVSSCTTLSNVSKIGSKQVSIANTQWTLAETVKGKTPTLIIENNKLSGNAGCNNYFGTLMLDTTAGNFSASGIGATKMACENMETENNFLSMLQEANKYVVSGNTLELYKNNLLLMKLNKL, encoded by the coding sequence ATGAAAAATTTATTCTTATCAATAGTCGCGGTTTTTACAGTTTCTTCGTGCACAACACTTTCCAACGTTTCAAAAATTGGTTCCAAGCAGGTTTCAATCGCCAATACACAATGGACTTTGGCAGAAACAGTGAAAGGCAAAACACCAACTTTGATTATCGAAAATAATAAACTTTCCGGAAACGCCGGCTGCAACAATTATTTTGGAACGCTGATGCTGGATACTACTGCAGGAAATTTCTCTGCAAGCGGTATTGGCGCAACAAAAATGGCTTGTGAAAATATGGAGACTGAAAACAATTTCCTCAGCATGCTGCAGGAAGCCAATAAATATGTGGTGAGCGGAAACACCCTGGAGCTCTACAAGAATAATCTGCTCCTGATGAAACTAAATAAGCTTTAA